The sequence AGCTGCTTGGCCAACCATGCACGAAAATGGAGCTGGTCCATTTCGCCATCGAGGGGGAACGGGTGGCATGCGGTTCAGCCCATGCCGACAATGCCGCACCGGCTATCCTCGGCAATTTCGTGCTGATCCGCAGCTATACGCCGCTCGATCTCATTACAATACCACCGCCGAAAGATCTCTTCTGTACCCTGGTTCATCCTCACACCGAACTGCGCACATCGTTCGCCCGTTCGGTACTGCCCAGAGCTATCCCGCTGAAAACGGCAATCCAGCAGTGGGGTAATGTCGGAGCGCTCATCACGGGGCTGCTGACCTCGGATTATGAACTGATCGGCCGATCGCTTGTCGATGTGGTTGCCGAACCGAAACGCGCCCCTCTCATCCCGGGATTTTTCGATGTCAAACATGCCGCACTTGATGCAGGCGCTCTTGGATGCAGCATAGCTGGTTCCGGCCCCTCGCTTTTTGCGTTTTCTTCATCGGAAAAAACTGCACGGGAAGCCGGCAATGCCATGCAGCAGGCGTTCCTTTCACCGAAGACGAATCTCGATTCCGACATGTGGGTATCACGCATCTGCAGCGAAGGTGCGAAAATCTTGTAACTATCACTGTTTCAGCATTCGATCATGATCTATTTCAGTACGAATAAATCTTCCACTCCGGTCTCTATAAAAAAAGCCACCCTCGAGGGACTTGCCCCTGACGGCGGACTCTATGTCCCATCGGAAATACCGGTTTTTTCAGCTCCTGAGATGCAGCTGCTTGAAGACGGAAGTTTCAACAATATCGCATTTGCCATAGCAAGGAAATTCATCTGCGGGGAGATCCCGCCCGATCAGCTCAGCGACATTATCGACAGCTGCTATCCGTTTGAAACCCCGCTTGTCGAACTGGAAAAAGGAACCTTTATCGAGGAGCTGTTTTCTGGACCGACTCTGGCCTTCAAGGATTACGGCGCAAGGTTTCTGGCCAGGCTTACCGGCTACTTCGCATCGGAGGAGCGGAAGCTCATCACGGTTCTTGTCGCTACTTCCGGCGATACCGGCAGTGCTGTTGCCTATGGATTTCAGGGAATTCAGAACACCAGGGTAGTGCTGCTCTACCCCTCCGGAAAAGTAAGCCGCCTGCAGGAACAGCAGCTAACCACCGCAGGGGGCAATGTACAGGCTCTGGAAGTGCAGGGCGACTTCGACGACTGCCAGCGGCTGGTCAAGCAGGCGTTTACCGATCCGGAACTGAAGGAACGGCTTACCCTGACCTCGGCAAACTCCATCAACATATCACGGCTGATTCCGCAGTCATTCTATTATGCCTGGGCAACGCTGCATCTGAAAGCTCAATACGGACTTGAACAGCCGGTATTCTCGGTACCAAGCGGAAACTATGGCAACCTTACTGCAGGCGTTCTTGCCCGGATGATGGGCTTTCCTATCGGCCACTTCATCGCGGCATCGAACGCCAACGACAGCGTCACCCGCTATCTTGACGAGGGCCGTTACGACCCCCATCCGACGATCCCGACACTTTCTACAGCCATGGATGTCGGCAATCCGAGCAACTTTGCCCGGCTCCGGCACTTTTACGGAAACGACCACCATGCCATGGGTAAGGACATCACGGGTATCGCGATTTCCGATGATGCTACCGTCGCTACAATCCGCGATATTTTCAGGCGTTACGGCTATGTTATCGATCCGCACACCGCCGTAGGATTCCGGGCACTCGAAGAGTACCGTCAGACAAGCGGGAGCCGCTCGCCGGGAATAGTTCTGTCAACGGCTCATCCGGCAAAATTCCTCGAAGTCATCGAGGATGCGCTGGAAAAAGAGATCGAAATTCCGGAACGCCTTTCGGTGGTGCTCGAAAAGAAAAAACAGGCCGCCATGATCGGCACCGATTACAGAGAACTCGCCGACTTCCTTAAACATCTGGAACGATAACAGGATATCCATTGAAGCATGAACCTTCGATCGCTGCTTTTTTTTCTCATTCTGATACCTGTCATGTTTGTCGGGATGTCGATCGCGCTCGTCGTCAGCCTGTTTGAGCAGAGTGGTGATTTTTTTGCCCGCATAGCCTCATGGTGGGGCCGGTTCAGCGCGGTTCTTTTCGGTATTGCCATCGAGGTAACCGGCAGAGACAATTACCGAACGGACAGAAACTACCTTGTCATCAGCAACCACGCGGGCATGGCCGACATTCCGCTGCTGCTGGGAGCTATGAAGCTGAATCTTCGTTTTGTGGCAAAAGAGGAGTTGGGAAAAATACCGGTATTCGGTTGGGCTCTCAAACGATCGGGTTATGTCATGATCAAACGAGGTCAGAACCGTGAAGCCCTGAAAAGCCTCCTGACGGTTGCCGATGTCCTCAAAAGCGGAAAGTCCGTGCATATTTTTCCGGAAGGCACCCGGTCGGAAACGGGAAAACTGCTGCCGTTCAAACGCGGCGCTTTTCTGGTAGCCCAGAAAGGCGGAGTCCCGCTGCTGCCGGTTACCATTATCGGCAGCAACCTGATCACTCCGAAAAAAAGCCTCAGAATCAATAAGGGAAAAGTGAAAATGGTTATCGGCAAACCTCTCGACCCTTCGCAGTTCAGCAACGTCGAAGCCCTTATGGACGCGTCAAGGCGAGAGATCGAAAACAATCTCAGGCAGTACGGCAGCAATCAGAACTGACGGTACAGATTCACCATCTCCATCGCCGTCATCGCTGCATCGAACCCTTTGTTGCCGGCTTTGGTACCAGCCCTTTCGATAGCCTGTTCAAGATTTTCCGTGGTGAGCACGCCGAACGACACGGGTATCATGGTGTCGAGCGAAACCTGGGCAATCCCTTTGGTCGCTTCGGCGGCAATGACATCGAAATGAGGGGTTGATCCCCGGATAATCACGCCCAGAGCAATCACCGCATCGGCACTTCCGCTCATCGCTACTTTTTTCGCTACCATCGGAAGCTCAAAAGCTCCGGGGCAACGGTAAACGGTAATCTGCTCCTCACTGCCGCCATGCCGCAGAATGCAGT comes from Chlorobium limicola DSM 245 and encodes:
- a CDS encoding homoserine kinase codes for the protein MKTVKGFASATVGNVACGFDVLGFAITEPGDEVTLTLLDERKKDCPVSISGITGDGGALPLDPKKNTSSFVVLKFLEYIRTHKGVDFTGHISLELKKNLPLSSGMGSSAASAAAALVAANELLGQPCTKMELVHFAIEGERVACGSAHADNAAPAILGNFVLIRSYTPLDLITIPPPKDLFCTLVHPHTELRTSFARSVLPRAIPLKTAIQQWGNVGALITGLLTSDYELIGRSLVDVVAEPKRAPLIPGFFDVKHAALDAGALGCSIAGSGPSLFAFSSSEKTAREAGNAMQQAFLSPKTNLDSDMWVSRICSEGAKIL
- the thrC gene encoding threonine synthase produces the protein MIYFSTNKSSTPVSIKKATLEGLAPDGGLYVPSEIPVFSAPEMQLLEDGSFNNIAFAIARKFICGEIPPDQLSDIIDSCYPFETPLVELEKGTFIEELFSGPTLAFKDYGARFLARLTGYFASEERKLITVLVATSGDTGSAVAYGFQGIQNTRVVLLYPSGKVSRLQEQQLTTAGGNVQALEVQGDFDDCQRLVKQAFTDPELKERLTLTSANSINISRLIPQSFYYAWATLHLKAQYGLEQPVFSVPSGNYGNLTAGVLARMMGFPIGHFIAASNANDSVTRYLDEGRYDPHPTIPTLSTAMDVGNPSNFARLRHFYGNDHHAMGKDITGIAISDDATVATIRDIFRRYGYVIDPHTAVGFRALEEYRQTSGSRSPGIVLSTAHPAKFLEVIEDALEKEIEIPERLSVVLEKKKQAAMIGTDYRELADFLKHLER
- a CDS encoding lysophospholipid acyltransferase family protein; protein product: MNLRSLLFFLILIPVMFVGMSIALVVSLFEQSGDFFARIASWWGRFSAVLFGIAIEVTGRDNYRTDRNYLVISNHAGMADIPLLLGAMKLNLRFVAKEELGKIPVFGWALKRSGYVMIKRGQNREALKSLLTVADVLKSGKSVHIFPEGTRSETGKLLPFKRGAFLVAQKGGVPLLPVTIIGSNLITPKKSLRINKGKVKMVIGKPLDPSQFSNVEALMDASRREIENNLRQYGSNQN
- the ribH gene encoding 6,7-dimethyl-8-ribityllumazine synthase, with the protein product MQIKQIEGSLSAKDIRFALVVSRFNDFIGQKLVEGAIDCILRHGGSEEQITVYRCPGAFELPMVAKKVAMSGSADAVIALGVIIRGSTPHFDVIAAEATKGIAQVSLDTMIPVSFGVLTTENLEQAIERAGTKAGNKGFDAAMTAMEMVNLYRQF